The Hymenobacter sp. GOD-10R genome includes a window with the following:
- a CDS encoding 3' terminal RNA ribose 2'-O-methyltransferase Hen1: MLLTITTTHQPATDLGYLLHKNPARLQTIDIAAGQAHIFYPEASSERCTAALLLDIDPIALVRNHRGPAGEGFALEQYVNDRPYVASSFLSTALSKAFNTAMNGTCKDRPDLPDALLPLEATVAVIPAASAEQLQGLFAPLGYEVETEAHLLDPTVPAWGNSRYFTLRLRHPAVRLRDLLSHLYVLIPVLDRGDKHYWINEAEAEKLLHRGATWLPQHPQREFITRRYLRNLAQYVNPTLERLLEGESAPTDDLPTEALPAGETTDTYTPTSVVNDAHTPASPKQNLHDLRLDRVAEAISQLGAQRVLDLGCGEGKLVRRLLKNPRIEHILALDVSWQELQRAQERLHVAEMPPRQRERLTLTQGSLLYHDPRLVGYDAAAVVEVIEHLDESRLAAFEQVVFARARPGAVLITTPNADYNQRYAQLSAGEFRHLDHRFEWTRAQFAEWANGVAERHGYRAWIEPLGPIGSEVGAPSQLAIFEQ; the protein is encoded by the coding sequence ATGCTGCTTACCATCACCACTACCCACCAGCCTGCTACCGACCTAGGTTATTTGTTACACAAGAATCCGGCCCGCCTGCAAACCATTGACATCGCTGCCGGGCAAGCCCATATTTTCTACCCCGAAGCTAGCTCCGAGCGCTGCACCGCGGCCCTGCTACTCGACATCGACCCGATTGCGCTGGTGCGCAACCACCGCGGACCGGCCGGCGAGGGATTTGCCCTGGAGCAGTACGTCAACGACCGGCCCTACGTGGCGTCCTCCTTCCTCAGCACTGCCCTGAGTAAGGCGTTCAACACGGCCATGAACGGCACCTGTAAGGACCGCCCCGACCTACCCGACGCCCTGTTGCCCCTAGAAGCTACTGTGGCAGTGATACCCGCCGCCAGCGCCGAGCAACTGCAAGGGCTATTCGCACCCCTGGGCTACGAAGTGGAAACGGAAGCCCACTTGCTCGACCCAACCGTGCCTGCCTGGGGAAATAGCCGCTACTTTACCTTACGTCTACGCCATCCGGCGGTGCGCTTGCGCGACTTACTCTCCCATCTCTACGTGCTCATTCCCGTACTCGACCGTGGCGACAAACACTATTGGATCAACGAGGCCGAAGCCGAAAAGCTCCTGCACCGCGGCGCCACCTGGCTCCCGCAACACCCCCAACGAGAATTTATTACGCGCCGTTACTTGCGCAACTTAGCCCAGTACGTGAACCCGACGCTCGAACGCCTGCTGGAAGGCGAGAGCGCACCCACGGATGATCTTCCCACGGAAGCGCTGCCTGCGGGAGAAACGACAGATACGTATACGCCAACCAGCGTAGTCAATGACGCACACACACCAGCTTCCCCGAAGCAAAACCTTCACGACTTGCGCTTAGACCGCGTAGCCGAGGCAATCAGCCAGCTGGGCGCGCAACGTGTGCTAGACCTAGGTTGTGGCGAAGGCAAACTGGTGCGGCGCCTGCTCAAGAACCCACGAATCGAGCACATTCTAGCGTTGGATGTATCGTGGCAGGAGTTGCAGCGGGCGCAAGAACGGCTACACGTAGCGGAGATGCCACCGCGCCAGCGCGAGCGGCTCACCCTCACGCAGGGCTCTCTGCTCTACCACGACCCGCGCCTAGTAGGCTACGACGCGGCGGCCGTCGTAGAAGTTATTGAGCACCTCGACGAGAGCCGCCTAGCTGCGTTTGAGCAAGTGGTATTTGCCCGAGCCCGCCCCGGCGCCGTGCTCATCACCACGCCCAACGCCGACTACAACCAACGGTACGCGCAGCTCTCCGCCGGCGAGTTTCGCCACCTCGACCACCGCTTCGAGTGGACGCGGGCGCAGTTTGCGGAGTGGGCCAACGGCGTAGCCGAGCGGCACGGCTACCGCGCATGGATCGAACCCCTAGGTCCGATCGGCTCGGAAGTGGGCGCGCCTTCCCAACTCGCCATCTTCGAGCAGTAA
- a CDS encoding thrombospondin type 3 repeat-containing protein translates to MKLPFSRATVVIMGLGLGLTIASRSHAQTADKKTTISVYGSTLQYHGDLGSEWFTRNKIEYGGGLTFSRYLVKGVDLGLALSYGNLKFNADPPKNEQFYLEGQAVRGFAASVANVGVPIKLKLNNGTWALKEDAFFAPYLLVQPGAFLARTSRRFADELAPNSTADIYAFDVMAAAGIKLQFSPGFSVFVQTGQHYSLSDRIDGVALAGNYSDRYLQHTAGLSFGLGKVKDEDQDGVPDRKDKCASTPKGVAVDLNGCPLDGDGDGVPDAQDKCPTEKGLVSLQGCPDSDGDGITDREDTCPEIPGRVQLQGCPDSDGDGVIDPNDKCPRTPADTPVDASGCPLDRDGDGVPDRSDRCPDRPGSAANKGCPGVTPQPRLNPGPKRKLPLMPAKYGAAAKWRVPVAAGKKVPLRPLPARKVVPAQKWPASKWSKPAKVGPVKKLAPKKQ, encoded by the coding sequence ATGAAATTACCTTTCTCCCGGGCCACAGTGGTAATTATGGGTCTAGGGCTTGGGCTGACAATAGCGTCGCGCAGCCACGCGCAAACCGCCGATAAAAAGACGACAATTAGCGTGTATGGCAGTACTCTACAGTATCATGGCGACCTAGGCTCAGAGTGGTTTACGCGCAACAAAATAGAGTACGGCGGTGGTCTCACCTTTAGCCGCTACCTAGTGAAGGGAGTAGACCTAGGGCTGGCGCTAAGCTACGGCAACCTGAAGTTCAACGCTGATCCGCCCAAAAACGAGCAGTTCTATTTGGAAGGCCAAGCGGTGCGGGGCTTTGCGGCCAGCGTAGCGAATGTGGGTGTTCCCATCAAGCTGAAGCTGAACAATGGTACGTGGGCCTTGAAGGAAGATGCCTTCTTTGCCCCGTACCTGCTAGTGCAGCCGGGCGCGTTCTTGGCCCGCACGAGCCGCCGTTTTGCCGACGAGTTAGCGCCCAACTCCACTGCCGATATCTACGCCTTCGACGTGATGGCCGCGGCCGGAATCAAGCTGCAGTTTTCTCCTGGCTTTTCTGTGTTCGTGCAAACGGGCCAGCATTACTCCCTCAGCGACCGGATTGATGGGGTAGCGCTGGCGGGCAACTATAGCGACCGGTACCTGCAGCATACCGCTGGCCTGAGCTTTGGCTTAGGCAAGGTGAAAGACGAAGACCAAGACGGGGTGCCCGACCGTAAGGATAAGTGCGCCAGTACGCCGAAGGGCGTAGCCGTAGACCTGAACGGTTGTCCGCTCGATGGGGATGGGGACGGGGTGCCGGATGCACAAGATAAATGTCCCACCGAAAAAGGTTTAGTTTCCCTGCAAGGCTGCCCCGATTCTGATGGTGACGGTATTACCGACAGGGAAGATACATGTCCTGAAATACCCGGCCGCGTTCAACTGCAAGGCTGCCCGGACTCTGACGGTGACGGAGTAATTGACCCCAACGACAAGTGCCCCCGTACGCCCGCTGACACGCCCGTTGATGCCAGTGGCTGCCCACTCGACCGCGACGGTGACGGCGTACCCGACCGTTCCGACCGATGCCCCGACCGTCCTGGCTCGGCTGCAAATAAGGGGTGCCCCGGAGTAACACCGCAACCTAGGCTCAACCCAGGCCCTAAGCGAAAGCTACCCCTGATGCCTGCTAAGTATGGGGCCGCCGCCAAATGGCGGGTACCAGTTGCGGCCGGTAAGAAAGTCCCTCTACGTCCTTTGCCCGCTCGGAAGGTGGTCCCCGCGCAAAAATGGCCGGCTTCTAAATGGTCGAAGCCGGCGAAAGTGGGGCCTGTGAAGAAGCTAGCTCCGAAGAAGCAATGA
- a CDS encoding fasciclin domain-containing protein, translating to MKKYLSALAFITLLGGATVQSANAQAKMTPGTVMVGGEAMYPNKNIVENAVNSKDHTTLVAAVKAAGLVETLQGKGPFTVFAPTNAAFSALPAGTVETLVKPESKATLTKILTYHVVAGNMTADKIMAAIKAGKGTASLKTVSGGTLKAMMNGPKNIVLQDEKGNVSTISTYDVLQSNGVIHVIDKVLMP from the coding sequence ATGAAAAAGTATCTGTCTGCTCTCGCTTTCATCACCCTCCTTGGCGGCGCCACTGTACAATCGGCTAACGCCCAAGCCAAGATGACTCCTGGCACCGTGATGGTAGGTGGTGAGGCCATGTACCCAAACAAGAACATCGTTGAAAACGCCGTTAACTCGAAAGACCACACCACACTGGTAGCCGCCGTGAAAGCCGCTGGCTTGGTAGAGACGTTGCAAGGTAAAGGTCCGTTCACGGTATTCGCTCCTACCAACGCAGCCTTCAGTGCGCTGCCTGCTGGCACGGTGGAAACATTAGTAAAGCCGGAGAGCAAAGCAACATTAACCAAGATCCTGACCTACCACGTAGTAGCCGGCAACATGACCGCCGACAAGATCATGGCGGCTATTAAGGCCGGTAAAGGCACCGCCTCGCTCAAAACGGTGAGTGGCGGTACGCTGAAAGCCATGATGAATGGTCCCAAGAATATCGTACTGCAAGACGAGAAAGGCAATGTGTCGACTATCTCGACCTACGATGTGCTACAAAGCAATGGTGTGATTCACGTGATTGACAAAGTGCTGATGCCCTAA
- a CDS encoding RNA 2'-phosphotransferase, with amino-acid sequence MNKSRKVSLSKFLSKYLRHEPEMLGLHLSEGGWVAVADLLEACQRHGQALTHLELSEIVADSDKKRFAFDATGTLIRAQQGHSVSVDLQLAPATPPAVLYHGTVGAALAAIRREGLQKMNRHHVHLSPDVETARRVGARRGKPVILAVDAAALHSAGAVFYESGNGVWLVDQVPPSYLRELTD; translated from the coding sequence ATGAATAAAAGTAGAAAGGTTAGCCTTAGTAAATTCTTAAGCAAGTATTTACGACACGAGCCGGAGATGCTAGGTTTACACCTGAGCGAAGGTGGCTGGGTAGCAGTAGCTGATTTGTTGGAAGCCTGCCAGCGGCATGGGCAAGCGTTAACCCATTTGGAGCTATCGGAGATTGTGGCTGATAGTGACAAAAAACGCTTTGCTTTCGATGCCACGGGCACGCTAATTCGGGCGCAGCAAGGACATAGTGTGTCCGTTGATTTGCAGCTAGCTCCCGCTACACCACCGGCGGTTCTGTACCATGGCACTGTTGGGGCGGCGTTAGCAGCTATTCGGCGCGAAGGATTGCAGAAGATGAACCGACACCATGTGCATCTTTCCCCCGATGTAGAAACGGCTCGTCGGGTAGGAGCACGCCGCGGCAAGCCGGTTATACTAGCAGTAGATGCTGCGGCTTTGCATAGCGCGGGAGCTGTATTCTACGAGTCGGGGAATGGAGTTTGGTTGGTAGACCAGGTGCCGCCTTCCTACTTACGGGAGCTGACCGACTAA
- a CDS encoding RES family NAD+ phosphorylase → MRLYRLGKHPYILDTTGQGGLFHNGRWHEQGTRILYTSEHLSLAKLEVLANASTLPKNYFALTLEVPTDASVKTVAVADLPPNWAAMPYPQELALITREWIEQGKYWLMRVPSAHSPTEWNYLFNPLHPDHAQLQVIAVEPHPFDPRLKN, encoded by the coding sequence ATGCGGCTGTACCGACTAGGCAAGCACCCATATATTCTGGATACGACAGGCCAGGGCGGCCTCTTCCACAATGGCCGTTGGCACGAGCAAGGCACCCGTATTCTTTACACCTCTGAGCACCTTTCCCTGGCAAAATTGGAGGTGCTAGCCAATGCCTCAACGCTGCCCAAAAATTACTTTGCCCTCACCCTGGAAGTTCCCACCGATGCATCCGTGAAGACGGTAGCGGTGGCTGATCTGCCGCCGAACTGGGCAGCTATGCCTTACCCGCAGGAGCTAGCCCTCATTACCCGCGAGTGGATTGAGCAGGGGAAGTACTGGCTGATGCGCGTGCCATCGGCGCACTCGCCAACGGAGTGGAATTATCTATTCAATCCGCTGCACCCAGACCATGCCCAGCTACAAGTAATTGCCGTGGAGCCTCACCCCTTTGATCCCCGGTTAAAGAACTAG
- a CDS encoding antitoxin Xre/MbcA/ParS toxin-binding domain-containing protein produces the protein MTAIRKTPVATMVELMGGGNVIPQLVHNELDLLMVAVKGLSVQALRTLQRRMQFSNKEISELLSISESTLARREQSKRALTRDEAEKTIQLSAVMAKGLEVFEDEEDFRHWLETDNVALGGIRPKDLLTSAIGRDQVRDLLGRIQYGIYS, from the coding sequence ATGACAGCCATTCGTAAAACCCCAGTTGCCACGATGGTCGAGCTGATGGGCGGCGGCAACGTTATTCCACAGTTGGTTCACAACGAGTTGGACCTGCTGATGGTCGCTGTAAAAGGCCTTTCCGTGCAAGCACTACGGACCTTACAGCGGCGGATGCAGTTCTCTAATAAGGAGATCAGTGAGTTGTTGTCCATTTCGGAGAGTACCCTAGCTCGCCGGGAGCAAAGCAAACGTGCCCTTACCCGCGATGAAGCCGAGAAGACGATCCAGCTTTCTGCTGTGATGGCCAAGGGCCTAGAGGTATTTGAGGATGAAGAGGATTTCCGCCATTGGCTCGAAACCGACAATGTGGCCCTAGGTGGCATTCGCCCAAAGGACCTGCTCACCTCCGCTATCGGGCGCGACCAGGTGCGCGACTTACTTGGACGCATTCAGTACGGTATTTACTCCTAG
- a CDS encoding HD domain-containing protein, with protein sequence MEAQDLITCTADFVREKFLHEGSGHDWEHIRRVWQTSRALAIRVPGADSLVTELGALLHDVADWKFHGGDEEAGPREARRWLLSLGTAEDVIQRVETIIREISFKGLGVPTPMSTPEGEVVQDADRLDAIGAIGVARAFAYGGHKGRPLHDPSVPPVQHDSFESYKKNNGPTINHFYEKLLHLRERLHTAAAREVAEERQQFMEAFLAQFLREWEGEDIK encoded by the coding sequence ATGGAAGCTCAAGACCTCATTACTTGCACAGCTGACTTTGTCCGCGAAAAATTTTTACACGAAGGCTCCGGCCACGATTGGGAGCACATCCGGCGGGTGTGGCAAACCAGCCGGGCCCTGGCCATCCGTGTGCCCGGCGCCGATTCCCTCGTAACGGAGCTAGGGGCCTTGCTGCACGACGTGGCCGATTGGAAATTTCATGGTGGAGATGAGGAAGCAGGCCCGCGCGAGGCCCGGCGCTGGCTCCTGAGCCTAGGTACCGCCGAGGACGTCATCCAGCGCGTAGAGACGATTATCCGTGAAATCAGCTTCAAGGGGCTAGGGGTTCCCACGCCCATGAGCACGCCGGAAGGGGAGGTGGTGCAGGATGCCGACCGTCTCGACGCTATCGGGGCTATTGGGGTGGCACGGGCCTTTGCCTATGGTGGTCACAAAGGCCGACCTTTGCACGACCCCAGCGTGCCGCCTGTGCAGCATGACTCTTTCGAGAGCTACAAGAAGAACAATGGCCCTACCATCAATCACTTCTACGAGAAGCTGCTGCACCTGCGGGAGCGGCTGCACACGGCGGCGGCTCGCGAGGTGGCCGAGGAACGGCAGCAGTTTATGGAGGCCTTTCTAGCTCAGTTTCTCAGAGAGTGGGAAGGGGAAGATATAAAGTAG
- the gyrA gene encoding DNA gyrase subunit A, with product MAEGEKIIPINIEDEMRGAYIDYSMSVIISRALPDVRDGLKPVHRRVLYGMSELGVSYNKSYKKSARIVGEVLGKYHPHGDSSVYDTMVRMAQDWSLRYPLVDGQGNFGSIDGDSPAAMRYTEARLKRLADELMGDLDKETVDFQPNFDDSLEEPSVMPAKFPNLLVNGTSGIAVGMATNMAPHNLTEVVNGIIAYLDNTDITIPELMEYITAPDFPTGGTIYGYEGVKQAFETGRGRIVVRAKAHYETTPTGKEQIVITEIPYMVNKASMIEKTAALINEKRIEGIADLRDESDRDGMRIVYDLKRDAMPNVVLNQLYKYTQLQSSFGVNNVALVKGRPMTLNLRDLIQHFVEHREEVVVRRTRFELAEAQKRAHILEGLLIALDHLDEVIALIRSSRDPEVARVDLIERFKLSEVQARAILDMRLQRLTGLERDKIVKEYDELTRLIDHLNDVLASAELQRQIIKDELTDIRERYGDARRTQIEYAGGDFSMEDMIADESMVITISSEGYIKRTPLDEYRSQGRGGVGSRGAASKQDDFTEHLFVATTHEYLLFFTELGRVFWLKVYEVPEGGKNAKGRPIQNLIEIPREDNVRSVLNVRGLRDPDYLENTYLMFCTEQGTVKKTPLEAYSRPRTAGINAITINEGDRLLDVQLTTGNSEVVVALRSGRAVRFHEGKVRSMGRSAAGVRGITLTDENDRVVGMVCISDTSQELLVVSENGYGKRSELDEYRITNRGGKGVQAMKVTEKTGALVAIKDVNDGDDLMIINKSGIMIRLRVADLRTIGRATQGVRLLKINERDEISSVAKVAAEEKDPEDETLDLNPTDAGPDATPDADVAALTDPDALSAN from the coding sequence ATGGCGGAAGGCGAAAAGATCATTCCGATTAACATTGAAGACGAGATGCGTGGCGCCTACATCGATTACTCGATGTCGGTTATCATCTCCCGGGCCCTGCCCGACGTGCGCGACGGCCTGAAGCCCGTGCACCGGCGCGTGCTCTACGGCATGAGCGAGTTGGGCGTATCCTATAACAAATCGTATAAAAAGAGTGCCCGTATCGTAGGGGAGGTGTTGGGTAAGTATCACCCGCACGGTGACTCCTCCGTGTACGACACGATGGTGCGTATGGCCCAGGACTGGAGCCTACGCTACCCGCTCGTCGATGGCCAGGGTAACTTCGGTAGCATCGACGGCGACTCGCCGGCGGCCATGCGTTATACCGAAGCTCGGTTGAAGCGCCTTGCCGACGAGCTCATGGGCGACTTGGACAAAGAGACGGTTGACTTCCAACCCAACTTTGACGACTCGCTGGAAGAGCCAAGCGTGATGCCGGCCAAGTTTCCAAACCTGTTGGTAAACGGTACTTCCGGTATTGCCGTGGGTATGGCTACCAACATGGCACCCCATAACCTGACGGAAGTGGTTAACGGCATTATCGCTTACCTCGATAATACCGACATCACCATCCCAGAGTTAATGGAGTACATCACCGCGCCGGACTTTCCAACGGGTGGCACCATCTACGGTTACGAGGGCGTCAAGCAGGCGTTCGAAACCGGCCGTGGGCGCATCGTGGTGCGCGCTAAAGCGCACTACGAAACCACGCCAACGGGTAAGGAGCAGATCGTCATCACCGAAATTCCCTATATGGTGAATAAGGCGTCGATGATCGAAAAAACGGCGGCTCTCATCAACGAGAAGCGTATTGAAGGTATTGCCGACTTACGCGACGAGTCGGACCGCGACGGGATGCGCATCGTGTATGACCTGAAGCGCGACGCCATGCCCAACGTGGTGCTCAACCAGCTGTACAAGTACACGCAGTTGCAATCCTCGTTTGGGGTGAACAACGTGGCGCTGGTGAAAGGCCGGCCCATGACGTTGAACCTGCGCGACCTGATTCAGCACTTCGTGGAGCACCGCGAAGAAGTAGTGGTGCGTCGCACTCGCTTCGAGCTAGCAGAAGCGCAAAAGCGGGCCCATATCTTGGAAGGCCTGCTGATTGCCCTCGACCACCTAGATGAAGTAATTGCCCTGATTCGTAGCTCGCGTGACCCTGAAGTGGCACGCGTCGATCTGATCGAGCGCTTCAAGCTGAGTGAGGTACAAGCCCGTGCGATTCTGGACATGCGTTTGCAGCGCCTCACGGGCCTGGAGCGCGACAAGATCGTGAAGGAATACGACGAACTCACCCGCCTGATTGATCATCTCAACGATGTGCTGGCTTCCGCTGAGCTGCAACGCCAGATCATTAAGGATGAGCTAACGGATATTCGGGAGCGGTACGGTGATGCCCGCCGCACGCAGATTGAATACGCCGGCGGCGACTTCTCGATGGAGGATATGATAGCTGACGAGAGCATGGTTATCACCATCTCGAGCGAAGGCTACATTAAGCGCACCCCGCTGGACGAATATCGTTCGCAAGGTCGGGGAGGTGTTGGTTCGCGCGGAGCGGCTTCCAAGCAGGATGACTTCACGGAGCACCTGTTCGTGGCAACTACGCACGAATACCTGTTGTTCTTTACCGAGCTAGGTCGCGTGTTCTGGCTTAAAGTATACGAGGTGCCGGAAGGAGGGAAGAACGCCAAAGGGCGCCCGATCCAGAACCTCATTGAGATTCCACGGGAAGACAACGTGCGCTCAGTACTGAACGTGCGTGGTCTGCGTGACCCCGATTACCTGGAGAACACCTATCTGATGTTCTGCACGGAGCAGGGTACGGTAAAGAAGACGCCATTGGAGGCTTACTCGCGTCCGCGGACGGCCGGTATCAATGCCATCACCATCAATGAAGGTGACCGGTTACTGGACGTGCAGCTCACCACGGGCAATAGCGAAGTGGTTGTGGCGTTGCGTTCAGGTCGGGCGGTGCGTTTCCACGAAGGCAAAGTGCGTTCTATGGGCCGCAGTGCCGCCGGGGTGCGGGGCATTACGCTAACCGATGAAAATGATCGGGTAGTTGGAATGGTCTGCATTTCTGACACAAGCCAGGAGCTACTTGTTGTATCAGAGAATGGTTATGGCAAGCGTTCCGAGCTAGACGAGTACCGCATCACCAACCGCGGTGGTAAAGGAGTACAGGCCATGAAAGTCACGGAGAAAACCGGGGCGTTGGTGGCCATCAAGGATGTAAACGACGGCGATGATTTGATGATCATCAACAAGTCGGGTATCATGATCCGGTTGCGCGTGGCCGACCTGCGTACCATTGGACGGGCTACGCAAGGCGTGCGTCTGCTTAAGATCAATGAGCGTGATGAAATCTCCTCAGTAGCTAAAGTGGCCGCCGAAGAGAAAGATCCAGAAGATGAAACGCTGGACCTAAACCCAACGGATGCAGGTCCCGATGCTACCCCAGATGCGGACGTAGCAGCGCTCACCGATCCAGATGCGCTAAGTGCAAACTAG
- a CDS encoding tetratricopeptide repeat protein has translation MKKIILTLAAAAALHTASAQNSAVTNAQLFEKQGTLDKARTEIDKAITNEKTSGKAKTWYTRGEIYEGIAGSPIYKKTVTDVDPTKVAIESYKKAVEVEGKDSEFGKQATTKLEGLNKNAYGMALNAGVESYNAKNFDEAIKAYRQAQAYMPQDTTAYVYAAYAAEGKQDFGTAKEEYNKLLAIPNYKASPQVYERLLQIARQEKNDADASKVLQQALQAYPNRKSFVLEDLNQLISSGQDKQAIDKLNHAIELDPQNSNLYTVRGSVYDKLKQPEQALASYQKAVEVDPKNFDAQFNVGVYYFNKGADILKNVNKMNLATYQKQGKAKETEAKKYVQQAVPYFEAALTANPNDRATMGALQKAYTQLGRSADAEKMNAKMSSAK, from the coding sequence ATGAAGAAGATTATTCTGACCTTGGCCGCTGCGGCCGCTTTACACACCGCCTCAGCGCAGAACTCAGCCGTTACCAACGCACAGCTTTTTGAAAAGCAGGGTACCTTGGATAAGGCGCGTACTGAAATCGACAAAGCTATCACCAACGAGAAGACGTCGGGTAAAGCAAAGACTTGGTACACGCGCGGTGAGATTTACGAAGGCATCGCCGGTAGCCCAATTTATAAGAAAACCGTAACGGATGTAGATCCGACTAAGGTTGCTATCGAGTCGTACAAGAAAGCCGTTGAGGTAGAAGGCAAAGACAGCGAATTCGGCAAGCAGGCTACTACTAAGTTAGAAGGCCTGAATAAGAATGCGTATGGTATGGCGTTGAACGCTGGCGTGGAAAGCTATAATGCCAAGAACTTCGACGAGGCTATCAAGGCGTATCGTCAGGCTCAGGCGTATATGCCGCAAGACACGACGGCCTATGTATATGCCGCCTATGCAGCGGAAGGTAAACAAGACTTTGGTACTGCTAAAGAAGAGTACAATAAGCTGTTAGCTATTCCAAACTACAAAGCTTCGCCGCAGGTTTACGAGCGTTTGCTCCAAATCGCTCGTCAAGAGAAGAATGATGCAGATGCTTCCAAAGTATTGCAGCAAGCTTTACAAGCGTATCCTAACCGGAAGTCGTTTGTACTAGAAGATTTGAACCAGTTGATTAGCTCGGGTCAGGATAAGCAAGCTATTGATAAGCTGAACCACGCCATTGAACTGGATCCTCAGAACTCAAACCTGTACACAGTGCGCGGCTCAGTTTATGATAAACTGAAGCAGCCTGAACAAGCACTGGCTTCGTACCAGAAAGCGGTTGAAGTAGATCCTAAAAATTTTGACGCGCAGTTTAACGTTGGTGTGTATTACTTCAACAAAGGCGCAGACATTCTCAAAAATGTCAATAAAATGAACCTGGCCACATACCAGAAACAAGGCAAAGCCAAGGAAACTGAAGCCAAGAAGTATGTACAACAAGCCGTTCCTTACTTCGAAGCTGCTTTGACTGCAAACCCAAATGATCGTGCAACGATGGGCGCCCTGCAGAAAGCCTACACCCAACTAGGTCGTTCGGCAGATGCTGAGAAGATGAATGCAAAAATGAGTTCTGCAAAATAA